From the genome of Primulina huaijiensis isolate GDHJ02 chromosome 11, ASM1229523v2, whole genome shotgun sequence:
ACATCTCGACGATCAGCATTGCTGAAAAGAAATGGCTAATGGAACAAAGTTGTTGCTCTATGAACAAATTTTGATCAATTAGTATACCAACAGCCTCAATCTGTCAACCTACGTgatgaatgttatatttttcagtttatattcatatatatacgTGTGTGTGCGCCTGCATGCGTACAAAACCTCGATCGTACAAAACTTACATATTTCAGTTGAGACAAATCATCATATTGGAGTTCGTTTCTGTCGCCCATGACTTGAAAAACCTCTTCCCTAGCACGAGCTTGCCAGTCTGGGTGCATAGAAAGAACAACCACGGTCCAAGCAAGCAGATTTGAACTACTTTCGAAAGATGCCAAGTAGGAGACCTTGGCTTGTCCTATTGTTTCGTTTATTACTCGATCATGGTTTCTTTTGTTCTTATTCTTGCGCAATTCCTCCAAGATTAGATCAAACAAATCTGGATCTTCATTTACTCGAtttacactacaagaaaattaaaaaggccaaagacaacggtggaaacccgttgtcgtaggtcatttaaaaccgttgttaaaagcccTGTGGTTATAGGtgacgctcaaagacaacggcgaaaaaccgttgtcgtaaaaGGCCAATAACAACGGTTAaacaccgttgtcgtagatcTTCTACAACCGTTGTTAAAATCTCTGTGGTTAAAAAGTGTGCTGAAatacaacggtgaaaaaccgttgttgtagtcGTCTAACACAACTGTGAAAAACCATTGTTgtaggtctgtaaaaccgttgttaaaagcccTGTGGTCAAAAGgtacgctcaaagacaacggtaaTAAACCGTTGTTGTATATGTATAACGACAACGTTGATAAATCGTTGTTGTAGCTCTTAAAAACCGTTGTATTATAATaacgacaacgttttttaaccgttgtcttttatcgTATTCGACGACAGTTATTCAATGTTTTTAAACCGATGTCTTTCGCTGCAATATACAACAGTTTTACAACATTTTAAATCTGTTGTCTTTGGATTTGATTTacatcattttaaaactgttgtcatatatataatattatatttaaaacataaataaataaataaattaattaaaaaaattggatgtaaaataatatatcagTTAAACCCttatataaaatcaattcaaaCATCAACATACATACTTGATCAAGAActacatgcatgaattacaacAGAAATACGTCATTCATAGACTTGTAATTTACCAAACcaacaattaaaaaaagtaTGTAACCATATTCCAAAAACTTTTAGTCAAgttcacaaaaataaaaataccctACAACCAAGACTTGCACATATCAACTCCAAAATATCTTCTGTAGCTTGTTGGAATGAATTTCTCTGCCCGTGCATCTTCCAAAACATCATTACAGTGCCTGTGAAAATAAAAACCACATAATTTTAatcagggcctagaaaaattttgGCATAACCTCCCCACAAGTAGGACATAccagaaaatttaaaaacacacaacaacaatatatattcgaaataaatttaaatacaaCCATACACCACACCTATCACCTACACAGCCAGACCATACATCACACCTATCACctaaaattatcacattcttTCAACATATCCCGAAAGCAATGAAGAGATCTACATGTCATGAACCAACAAACGTACAACACAAAAAGTCACATGTCCTACCTATTCATAAATATGATCCTGTATGCATTCGGCTAGCTCGGTGCGAAcctcatcaatttcttccataGAATACTCCGTTTTTGTGAACTATGAACACACACAAAaagtatattattaaaaaaacacaacTTAATGAATTTTCAAATGATAAGTAGCTAGATAACttgtaattatttatataagcAAGATAATATTACTATCGATCGTAGTGAATCCCCCTCAAAAGTTGCAACTTCTTCAGTAATCTGCCTCATGAATCTCATCACGTAATAACCACATTGTTTTGCATCCGGTTGCTTAAGAGCCTATGTTAAAAAATGTCAAATTGTTAATGACAAAATTACACATTAAAAAATTAGCTTGAATGAGAAATACACATGCCTTTATGACTTCCCATTGTACACGCTTTCTTCCTTTCCTCCCTTTAGTTGAGTTAAACAATGTCAACGCCCTTCATTAACATTGACCATAGTTGATATATAAGTGTTTTTTCATTAAATGAAATACATCATTAAAATGGAATATGAACTCACATTTCCAAAACATATTTCCAATCCTCATCACGAATGCGATGACTTAAGGAATCCACCAAATAAACAATCTCCTTATAAGGCTCGATGACAGTGAGAGTCCAATGAAAACTACACATGAACAAAATAAAAGTATGcaattcactaaaaaaaaaacaattgaaaattatattggGATCTTACTTACCCATAACAACTTGGAACCAAAACCAATTGATTCATTGCTACACCACTTAGCCTATCCGCTAAAGAACTCGACCTCTTGTTCAACCTTTCAGTTTTACCTGTTTTGTCGTGTGCATTATGTTGCAAATTTGGGATGCTGTGTGGATTAACGAATCTGAATTTGTCAATCTTGTTTTCTTTCACCATCTTTTTATAAAGATACCTATCATTTCaagtaaaagaaaatcaaaactaCACTACATACTAAACTAACAAATTATATGCatcttatataatataataatataagaaaAGAACAAACAAACTTTAAGTTAATCGAAGACTTACCAAATGTAGACAACTACACAATTTCCTGAAATTGGTTCCAAGTGATACATAGGACTGATGTCCTCAAAGTGCAAGTTAACTTCATAATCATCTGCAAATACTTCATGATCTAAAAGAAATGCTAATCTCCTTCCATTTTCAAGGGCTCTCTTACAATAACAATACACCATGCGCACTACTCTTGGCACATTTGATGACAAAGTCTGGTTTCTTTCGACACTGACAGTTTTGTTCTCTTGACGCTTCTGATAATTGTATTGTAAACATGTTAGATAGGTGCAATATTGGAGAATTTGACAGACATTTACTTTGAAATATAAGCATACGTGTACCTCTTGTCGTAGCATTATCAAATGATTTGGCCAAGCCACATGTGTTCCTACGGCATCACCAACATTTTCACATTCATTGGGAATCGAAACTGGCAAAAGGGCTGTTTTTTGCATTGCTTCATCAATGGATACACGCATGCAATTTTGAGGTAATGGAACACCATGAAGCAAGTTATTAGCTCCATTGACCTCGACAACTGTTCCAGATGCAACAATGTCTGCGCTAGAATCCAATGTCAAAATAACCGGTTTCCCCTAAAAGACAAATAGTTATGTCAATGAATTGTACTAACTctttagttaaaaaatattaagtacTATATAACCACAACGAATTATATACCTGTAAAGCAACAGATTTTTCCACAACTTTCATTTCAACATCATTCAAATCTTCATAACTAGGGAAAAACTTGTcgattttcatttcattttcattcaCTTGATGCAATTTTACCGAGCAACTTACTTTGTCATCAATCTCACTGTCCCATGCACCTTTTTTGTATACAATTGCTTCAAGTTTTTGAATGCGTGTATCTTGCTCTTGAATTAATTTTCTTGCCTCTATCAACTCTTTCTTTTGCTCAATCATTAGCTCTCTGTCAACATCCTCAGACTTCCAAATTCTACCAACATTGAAATATAATGTTGGAGTGATGTGCCCTCCAACAGCTCTCACACGTCCACCATGTTCATCTGAATTGAGTGCTTTCGTGAGAATATCCTTTTTTGTCCCTGTTATTTAAAGTTTCCCCTCACGCTTTTGTTGTATGTAATCATCCTGTCATCcacttgaaaatattaattatttcaaaaggtttcattaaaataaaataattgattcTTATTAGTTTGCTCACAATCTTTTCTACTGTTATTTGCAACTCCTGGCCATCAAAATCTCCTTCTTTATTCAATCGCccttttttccaaataataGCTCTGTtgatatcatcatcatcacacAACTCACTTGCCTACATACAAGAACAATCAAATGATATTTGTCAAATAGGttaaatgttgaaaaaaaaaaagcaaaagcaATGATATATATCACATGCTAGGAAAAAAAACAGCCACCCATGTTACAAGTATTCATGCGAAGGAAAGAAACAGTCACTTCTTGAACAGCACAATTGTTGAAATATACTTACTATTTCTTCAGCAAATCGTGCATATCCCTTACGAGCAAGGCGATGAGGGTATATGTTCttcttccttctttccttctgTTGATCACTTAGTTCCTAATCAAGTGAAGAATTacacatatcaaattttttttaattcgtcAAATACTTAATGGTGGACTTAttttaaaagaacaaaaaaaagatACTTACAATGAATTTATCAGACATGCGATTCATGACAAAAGAAATCCAGTCATCTCGTGCAAGACCATAGCCAGTAGGTGGTTGATCCAACTCCTCTGGTTTATCAACCTTGTTCGAAATGAACGTTCGAGTGAGATGTGATTTAAATTGACGCCACTTATTATTTGCCGAACTTAAACATCCTTTTTTCCAGCTTGGGGGAACATCAAACGTCAACTGTAAAACATCAAAATTGGAAATACATTAAAAAGAATGACATAACATAagatatatataaacaatacgAATATTAATTGTGAAAAAACAATAGAACTTACATTAACAGATTCCCATATCAATTCTTTCACTTCACTTGGAACTTGCTTCCATGTCTTGTAAGTTATCTTAATTTTTTCTCGAGCAAGCACACCAATATAACTCTGCATTCGAGCAGCAGCTTCTCCTACTGGTTGTCCAAGTAGATTGAATCTTACCTCCTTTCGAATTCCCTGAACCCTCTGCCTAGAAAGCTTATCCAGATGTGTTCGACCTCTAGATGTTCTTGTTGTTTCAGTGTCTGTAGATCCCAACATTTCCTTTCCATCAAAACTCTTTTCTGTAGAAATAGATTCAAATTTTTCTTTGCCCTTCCCAATCAATGGAGGCTGTCCTAATCTCTTGCTCGATTCATGAATTGTATCATCATCATGAGACCCAATTTTAAGCTTTCTAAAGGATGTCATAGAGTCCAGATTTAACCTGTtcaacaaaatattgaaaaaaacatatcaatatagaaataaatacaaaatgtATACAACAAAAAATAGGATAATAAATTCATCTTCAATAGAAATTCAACAGatacaaagataaaaaaagtaTAACTTCAATATTGTCTACAAACTCCTACTCAAAAGCAAAATACATATCAATATTGTCTACAAATACatcttcaaaattaaaatatctttGGTTAAACATTGTCAACCCAAGTCCCATCACAATCTTCACGAAGCCATGATGGTTCATTGTCATATGCTCCGTCAACACCCATTGATGGTAACCCTCTGGTAAAAGATTGATAGTCAATCAAAGTGTCTTCCAATTCATCATCATCAACGTGTTCAAATGACTCTCTAGTAGGAGTTGCAAGTACAATACTCCATTCAGGATCTTCAGGATCTTCAATGTAAAATACGTGCTTTGCTTGACTTCCCAAGATAAAAGAGTCGGATTTGAATccaatttttctcaaatttacCAATGTGAAACCAAGATCATCTACTTTAATACCATTATTATTCTCCACCCAATTACATTCGAACAttggaatttgaaatttgtgGTAATCGAGTTCCCATATTTCTTCAATAACTCCATAAAAAACCATGTCTGAAACAATTGGGTTTTTGTCCTTGGCACTGGCAACTTGCATTGTCTTTGCGACTAAGCTTACTCCAGAGTTTTGAGTAACTCGTATATCATCACGTTCTTTTGTAGCATATGTAACCCCATCAATCAGATAACTAGAATACTTTAACACTTTGTTGCTAGGTCCATGCGCCAACCACTTCAATCTTTCTGATATTTGATGGGTGGAACGGTCAACTAAATGTGCAACCTATATTTCACAATGCCATAAATTTAGATTTATGTAAGATACCAAGAGTTGTATGCATATTAATATCTAGTATTTTGGAACTTACTGTATCACGCAACCAGTTAGTAAACCTTCGGTTATGCTCATCTTGTAACAACTTTTTGGACTTGGCTTTATGAGGAAATCTTGATTTCAAATCCACCAAGTGTTCCCTAATGAAATAATTTCTAATAGATAAACCAATAGAATGTATGCAAAGTGCATGAAAGAATTGATAGGTTGGAGATCTTACTCGACATAAGgatcaatctcaacatcatttGTCAATACATAAAGATGTGCTTGTTGCAGCTCATC
Proteins encoded in this window:
- the LOC140988837 gene encoding uncharacterized protein; translation: MTSFRKLKIGSHDDDTIHESSKRLGQPPLIGKGKEKFESISTEKSFDGKEMLGSTDTETTRTSRGRTHLDKLSRQRVQGIRKELTFDVPPSWKKGCLSSANNKWRQFKSHLTRTFISNKVDKPEELDQPPTGYGLARDDWISFVMNRMSDKFIELSDQQKERRKKNIYPHRLARKGYARFAEEIASELCDDDDINRAIIWKKGRLNKEGDFDGQELQITVEKIDDYIQQKREGKL